AGCTGACCTGCTCCAGATGCGCAGTGCCGCTGGCCGTGCGCGCGAGCAGGTAAACCGTGATGTAGTTGCCACCCGGCACTGCCGGGGCGTTCGCGCCTTCGGCTGGCGGAGCGACCCGAACACGTTCGACCCGCGACCATTCGCGCGCGACCACGCCGCCCGTTCGGGCATTGGTCGAAGCCACTGCTTCCGTGAACTGTTGCCTGGTCGTGGACGCCTTCAGCGCTGCCGAACCGGTGTCGTAGACCTGGCCGGCACCGCCAGCGTCAAGCGCCTGCGCCGTTGCGATCGCGTTGCGGATGAAGATGTCGCCCGACAATTGCTGGGCCGAAGCCGGCGCGGCCTGGACCTCGGCAGTTTGGGCCATGACAGGGGGCGCCGATAAAGCAGCAAGAGAACCCGAAAGGAACGTTGCAAGTATTATCTTCATATACGGCCTCCTCATTATTCAACCGGCACGGCGGTTTTACATCTGAATACGCTCTTCCATTCCATCTACTGCCGGCACGCAAACGCGCTTTCCCGCACGCGCACACTGCAGCACGCGATTGTCCGCGAGCAGGAGTCCGCCAATGTACGGGATTAAAGCAGGTGCGCAGCGCGCATCAACTTCAACAGTAGTTACGAAGAGTTCAGACATATCGCCCTCTTCTGCGACAATCTACCAAGAGATTGATCTTGATGATTTCGTTATGATCCCACTTTCTTAAAAGGGAATTAAAGCGATTTCAGGTCGAAAGGCATATATTTCGGCTAAGGTTTGTCAATTGGAGGGCTCGCTAGGGGTGCCAGTTATAATTATCTTAGATAGTTACCTGGCAAGTAACTTTCGACGCCGAGCACGAGGGAGAATATTCCCGCTCCCCATGTTTAATACCTGCGGGCGATACAGGCCGATTTCGGTGTAATTTGGTGTCGCGGGCAGCCCGCCTCTTCCATTCGGCGCCCGGACGAAGATCGCCGTCCGGCGAACGAAGGGCGCGGGACACCCAATGCCGAACGCAGGGCGACCTCGGAGCTCAAGAATGGAGGGATGGAGCGGGTAGCGGGAATCGAACCCGCATAACCAGCTTGGAAGGCTGGGGCTTTACCACTAAGCTATACCCGCTCAATCAAGCACTTAGGCCCGGTTGGGCGGCCGTGCTTACACGGCGTTTTACATCGCCTCGGCGATGCGCTTGCCAATTGCCACGGCGATCGCAGTTTCGTCAACATATCGTTTGCGGATCGCGGCGACCTGTTTTTCAGTCCAGCCCAACACCGTTGCGATCTGCGCGTCGATGAGGCCGCCCCCCCCCCCCGGAAGCGTTATCAGCTTGGTAGCATAAGTGCCGCGCAGATCGTGCAGGTGCTTCGCGCGAACCTGCTCCTCATCGAATTCGGCGGGGTGGACGATCCCGGCGCCGGCGTTGGCCTAGTCGCGGTATTTCGAGAACTCGATCGACAAGTCGTGTTCGCATCAGGGGCACTTCCGATACGAAGCCGCACCCTTCATATCGATATTCGATTAGCCCCGAACGCCCTCCATTTCAGGCTGCGGGGGTCGCGCGACCTCATCCTCGACCGGTTTGATCGACTTGCGCTTCAAGGCAAGCGCCGGCTTTTCGACGCAGAACCAAGACACCGCAGCGGCGGCGACCACCAAAGGAATCGCGAGCGCTGGATCGGGAAAGCCCATGACGATCAGAAGATTGATGATCGGCATGTGCCAGACATACGTGCCGTAGCTGATATCGAAACGGAGGGGGAATGCCCGAATGCCGAACGCGGCGTAGAGTATGAGGCCGGCGTAACAGGCGAAATAGAGCAAGCCCATCCGCTCGCCGGACAAATTGAACAGCGGGCCGCTGCCGTAAAGCGCCATTGCGACCATCGGGACCAATGCGATCGGAAAATACTTCAGGTTGGGCGCGATCCTGCTCCAGTTTTTGACTGCGAGCATGCCGAACCCGAACATCCACCCCCAAGCGATCGGGGTGATGGCAAGATATTCGTAGAGTCCCTTCCCCGCGAGGCGGAAAGTCAACGCAGCCGGCCCGGCGACATAGATCGCGAACGACGCGCCCGAGAGGAGCGCTACCGCATGCTTGGTGACGTTCCGCTCCATCCAGACGATCACCGGCACAGCGACGTAGAACAGGATTTCGACGGTGATCGTCCACAGCGAACCGTTGATCACGCCGACGCCGACATCGCGAAAGTGCGCCGGGTTGAATGCCTGGCCCAACGTGACTTGAGAGAAGAACCAACCGAAATAGAGGCCTGGACGTGCTGCAAGATCGGGAAGCCCTTTCGCCAGCAATGCGACGATCAGTCCGCCGATCGCCACGAGGAAGAGGGCCGGGAAAAGCCGGAGAAAGCGGTTCTCGAAGTATCGCCGATCAGGAGCGTTGCAGTACGAGGCGTAAATCAGAAAGCCGCTGACGAAAAAGAAGGCGGGGACGCCGGGGAATGCGGCCAGCCAAGCTGGCGTCCCGGTGCCGATATGGGCCGTGGTATGCACAAGCACGACCTGCATCGCGAAGACAAGGCGCAGCCATTCAAGGTTGTTCGCTCGGGGGAATCTCATCTTCGTCATGGGCCTACCATCTCGCCTTCCGCTTCCCGCATTTCGTGCAGACCTTCACGCCGTGCACGCGGCTGCTACTCCCCAAGCGGTGGCTGCCAGAAAGTAAGCAAAGCAATCGCCTCAATTGATCACTGACCAGAGCCCACCAAAGTTGTTCGATGCATCCTGCCAGAGCACTCGCGATCTGTCCAAACCATTCAGCGCGTCGATACGAGCCAAGAACATGGCCACCCACCAATCTCTCACCCCGCTCGCCATGATGACGCTTTCCGTCGTAAGCAACTCGGCATCGATGCTCTTCGTGTGAAGGCGGTGCGTATGACCCACGAAAGCATGATCGAGACCACGATCGGCAAGGAGGGCGCAACCTGACGACTTCTCGCCATGAGCGACTGATCGCGAACTTCACACTCGGCGAAATGATCCGCTCGGATTCGGTTGCGCGCAAGGGCATCCGCAACATCCCCGGCCGAGCAGAGATCGCTGCCCCTCGCCTGCTGTGCGAGGAGGGCTGCAGCAAGTGCGCGATCACTACAATCCGCCCTGAATGCAGCCTTCGGGGCCCGCACGAGCAGTCAGCACTGCAAGGGTGAGACTGCGGATTTCACCGTGTCCGGGGTGAGCCACATCGAGGTGAGCCACTGGATCTAGCGCAACCTCAACTACGACCATCTACCGCTCCTGCGGGACCAGCTCGTCATGATCGAAAAACGCGCCGCGCAGCAATCCGAACAATCGAAACAGTTGGAGGCGTCGAATGCCGAAGTCAAAGAGCTGCTGGGCAGTAGGTTGCCTGCTCGAACCGAGGTGACGTCCAGTCAGCACCGGCGGGGCTGATGGCGCCGTGCATGGTCATCAACATCATTCTCGATACGGCGGCGATCGCATCACAAGCTAGGAGCTTTACCAAGTCGGTTTCGAAGCGCGCGCAGCTCGTTCAGCGCTGGGATGACTTCGCGTTCAATCAGCTTACAGAGATCGGCCGGCGTACCAACGCCGATCAACGCCTTCGGTCGTTCAGAGAAGTCAACTCGCATCCGGGGCGATCCATTGAAATAGTGAAGCGAGCACCACCACAAAGGAGGCGGCGATCAAAGTTGCGAAAACCATGCGTTCAATACGATCGTCGATCGCGGGTTCCTCGTCTCCCTCGGTTTCATTTTACAGCCCCGTCCTAAGTGACTGAAATGGAACACCGCGAACGTTGCCGGTTTACATCGGAATTGGCGGGCACGGGCGCTTGTCGGCAGCTTGGAAGGCTGGGGCTTTACCACTAAGCTATACCCGCCCGCTCGGCGCCTGCGTTGCCATCATTGGCGCGGATTCGCAATATCGCGTTTCGGAAATCCTGCCTTTGGGCAGGCTTACCTTGCTGCCCCCAAAGCAAATCCGCTTTTGCGACGTTCTGTCGATGGTCTAGCCAGCTTGGCCGACCCCCAGCAGCGGCAGATTTTCCATAGCGCCATGCGTCGACTAACCCATCTCGAACGGCTCGAGGCCGAGAGCATTCACATCATGCGCGAGGTCGCGGCAGAGGCCGTGCGTCCCGTCATGCTCTATTCCGTCGGCAAGGACAGCGCGGTCATGCTGCACCTTGCCCGCAAGGCCTTCCATCCCTCGCCGCCGCCCTTCCCTCTGCTCCACGTCGACACGACGTGGAAATTCACCGCCATGTACGAAATGCGCGACAGGATGGCCGAGAAGGCGGGGATGGAGTTGCTCGTCTGGCATAACCCGGAAGCGAGTGAGCGCGGGATCAACCCGTTCGACCACGGGCCGCTGCACACCGACATGTGGAAGACGCAGGGGCTGAAGCAGGCGCTCGATCACTACGGGTTCGATGTCGCCTTCGGCGGCGCGCGGCGCGACGAGGAGAAGAGCCGGGCGAAGGAGCGGATCTTCTCCTTCCGCACCGCCAGCCACGGGTGGGACCCGAAGAACCAGCGGCCCGAGCTGTGGAACCTCTACAACGCGCGCAAGGCCAAGGGCGAAAGCATCCGCGTTTTCCCCCTGTCCAACTGGACCGAGCTCGACATCTGGCAGTACATCATGGCCGAAGGGATCGATATCGTCCCCCTCTACCTCGCCGCGCCGCGCCCCACGGTGGAGCGCGACGGGCTGCTGCTGATGGTCGACGACGAACGTTTCCCGCTCGAACCCGGGGAGGAGCCGGTGATGCGGTCGATCCGCTTCCGCACGCTCGGCTGCTACCCGCTGACCGGCGCGGTCGAGAGCGAGGCCTCGACCCTGAGCGAGGTCGTGCAGGAAATGCTCCTGACCACCACCAGCGAACGCCAGGGCCGCGCGATCGACAAGGATGAAGGCGGCGCCGGCATGGAGAAGAAGAAGCAAGAGGGGTACTTCTGATGGCCCGCGACGCTTCGCACGAGCCGGCTTACAAGGCCGACAGCCTGATCGCCGAGGATATCGACGCCTATCTGGAGCAGCACCAGAACAAGGGCCTGCTGCGTTTCATCACCTGCGGCAGCGTGGACGACGGGAAGTCCACGCTGATCGGGCGGCTGCTGTACGATTCGAAGATGATCTTCGAAGACCAGCTCGCCAGCCTTGAGGCGGATTCGAAGAAAGTCGGCACCCAGGGCCAGGATCTCGATTTCGCACTGCTGGTCGACGGGCTGGCGGCCGAGCGCGAGCAGGGCATCACGATCGATGTCGCCTATCGCTTTTTCGCGACGCAGAAACGCAAGTTCATCGTCGCCGACACGCCCGGGCACGAACAGTATACGCGCAACATGGTCACCGGGGCTTCGACGGCCGATCTCGCGGTGATCCTGGTCGATGCGCGCAAGGGCGTGCTGGTGCAGACCCGCCGCCATTCCTATCTCGCGCACCTGATCGGCATTCGCCATCTCGTGCTGGCGGTGAACAAGATGGACCTGGTCGATTACGACCGCGAGACCTTCGAAAGCATCGTTGCCGACTATCGCGCCTTCGCCGAGCAAATCGGCATCGAGGATTTCACCGCGATTCCGATTTCGGGCTTCAAGGGCGACAACATCACTGCTGCGCCGTCACCCGCCACGCCGTGGTACGATGGGCCGAGCCTGATCGATCATCTCGAAACGGTCGAAATCGCCAACACCGCGGCCCAGGCGCGATCGTTCGCCATGCCGGTACAATGGGTCAATCGGCCCAACCTCGATTTCCGCGGATTCTCCGGTCTCATTGCCGGCGGCACCGTCAAGCCGGGCGATCCGGTGCGCATTGTGCCTTCGGGCAAGACCAGCACCATCAAATCCATCGTCACCTTCGACGGCGAATGGGACGAAGCGGTTGCCGGGCAGTCGGTCACGCTGACACTCGAAGACGAAGTTGACTGTTCGCGCGGCGATGTGATCGCCGCAGCCGAAGATCCGCCCGAAGCGTCCGACCAGTTCGAAGCGACGATCGTGTGGATGAATGACGAAGCGCTGAAGCCCGGGCGCGGCTACTGGCTCAAGCTCGGCACCCAGACCGTGACCGCCACGGTGCAGGAGCCGAAGTACGAGATCAACGTCAACACGCTGGAACAGCTCGCGGCCAAATCGCTGACTCTCAATGCCATCGGCGTGGCCGAATTGCGTACCGACCGGCCGATCGTGTTCGAACCCTATGCCGACAGCCGCGCGCTGGGCGGGTTCATCCTGATCGACAAGATCACGAATGCCACGGTCGGCGCGGGGATGCTGCATTTCAGCCTGCGCCGCGCGCAGAACGTTCATTGGCAACCGACCACGATCACGCGCGAGGACCACGCGGCGATGAAGAACCAGCGGCCGCGCGTGCTGTGGTTCACCGGCCTTTCCGGGTCGGGCAAATCGACCATCGCCAACGCGGTGGAGCAGAAGCTGAATCTGATGAACCGGCACACGTTCCTGCTCGATGGCGATAACGTTCGCCACGGCCTGAACAGGGATCTGGGCTTTACCGAAGCCGACCGGATCGAGAACATCCGCCGCGTGGGCGAAGTGGCCAAGCTGATGACCGACGCGGGCCTGATCGTCCTAACCGCTTTCATCAGCCCGTTCCGCGCCGAACGGCAGATGGTGCGCGCGATGATCGACGAATGCGAATTTATCGAAATTTTCGTCGACACCCCGCTCGAAGTTGCCGAAGCGCGCGATGTGAAGGGGCTGTACAAGAAAGCTCGCAGCGGCCAGCTTAAGAACTTCACCGGGATCGACAGTCCTTATGAAGAACCCGAAGCCCCCGAAATCCGCGTCAACACGGTCGAAATGACCGTGGAGGAAGCGGCAGACTACATCGTTTCCAGGATCCTTCCCCTCAAATGACCGCAATGACCGACGCCGATCTGGCAGCCCATCTGGCCAAAGTTGCCGGACGAATCCTGATCGAAGTGCGCGACAGCGGCATGTTCAAGGGCAAACAGCTTGGCAGCGCCGGGGACGAAGTGTCAAACCGCTATCTGCTCCACGCGCTGCGGGCGCAGCGCCCGGACGATGGCATCCTGTCGGAAGAGAGCCGTGACACGCTGACCCGTATCGACAAGAGCCGCGTCTGGATCATCGACCCGGTGGACGGCACACGCGAATACGGGGAAGCGCGCGCCGACTGGGCCGTTCATGTCGGGCTGTCGATCGATGGAGAGGCAAAAGTGGGCGCCGTCGCGCTGCCCGGCCTCAACGGCGGCGAAGTGCTGCGCAGCGACCGCGTCGCGCCGCTGGCATCCGCTGCGGAGCGGCCGCGCCTCGTCGTCAGCCGCACCCGTCCGGCTCCTCAGGCCGAAGCGGTCGCGCAGGCAATCGGCGGGGAGCTGGTGGAAATGGGCTCGGCAGGGGCGAAGGCGATGGCGGTTGTTCGCGGTGCTGCGGAAATCTATCTTCACGCCGGCGGGCAGTATCAGTGGGACAATTGCGCCCCGGTCGCGGTTGCCGCCGCCCACGGGCTGCACTGTTCGCGCATCGACGGCAGCCCCCTGCGGTACAACGGACGGGATACGTCGTTGCCCGACCTGCTCATCTGCCGGCCGGAGTGGGCCGAGCGCGTCCTGGCGGAAGTTCGCCAGACTATCTGACGCTCATTCGGCTGTCGCCGCATCGTCCGGCAACGGTGCCTGCCCTTCCGCCAGGGGCTCTTCATCAGTCGGCACCGCGATATTGACGTCCACCCGCCGATTGGCAGCCCGCCCGGCTTCATCGGGAGAGCCGTCGAGATTGGCATTGGGCGCGATCGGACGCTGTTCGCCCAGCGCAATTATGCGGATGCGCTCCGCATCGACGCCGCGTTCGACCAGCCAGTCGCGCACCATTTCCGCGCGGCGGCGCGAGATGCGCAGATTGGCCTCGTCCTCGCCCAGCGAATCGGTATGGCCGCGCAGGACTATCGCACCGCCCGCATCCAGCTGGGGCGATTCCACGATCGTTTCGAGATCGGAGATGGCCTCGTCCGACAGCGCGCCGCCCGCGTCCGCGAATGTGACGCTGGCTTCCAGTGGTTCGAGGGCAGGCTCGATCCGTTCAACCTCCACGTCCGGCCTGATGATGGACGCGGGCGAAGCCGTCGGCGTCGGGCTGGGTTCGGGCGGGGCGGGCTGTTCGCTGCCGTTGCAGCCTGCGAGTGCGAGCGCGGCCGTTGCCGCCACCCATCGTCTCATAGTGCTAGTCCTCTCGCTCATGCCGGTTGCGCATCCGGTTCGTCGGACGCCGGAGGCCGAACCGCCTCCCCCGCCACCCGGCTTTTGGGCGGGGTGAATGAAATGATCGTATCGCCGGGCCTCGGGTCCGGTCGTGCAGCATGGGTGAAGAAGCGGAGTGTTCCGCCCTTGCGTACCAGCAGCAGCAGGTGCCCTTCTTCCGGCAACAGTTCGCGCGCGTCGTCGAAATCGAACTCTTCGGAAAGCTTCGTCTTGCGAAACACCCAGCCTTTTGCCTGGCGTTCGTTCACGTCTCCGACGCCGAACCCCGATTCGAACAGGGCCCGCCCGCGCAGCGATGCAGGGATCGCATGTTTATCGGCTTCATCGGCGGATTCGCCGAGCTGATAGACGGTGTCGCGCCCGATTTCATACGCGAACTCGTTACAGACCAGTGTATTGTACGCCTCGTTCTCGGTCGCCGCGACGAGGACCTGGAACGGGGAGAGATCGAGGTTGTGCTCGGTCGCTTCGTTCAGAATTTCCCCGTGATAATAAGGCAGCCCCGCCCGCCGCGCCGCAGCCAGGCGCTGCCAGCTGGAATCGACGATCATCACCGGTGTCTTGAGCGACTGCATTTCGTGAGCCAGGGCAATTGTCCACGGCGTGCTGCCCACGATCAGCAGCCCCGGACGGGTCGTGCCCTTCACCCCCAGCAGCCGGGCCACGAGGTTGACGGTGAACCCATGCGCGACAATCGTTGCGACGACGACCGCGAAGCTGAGGCCGATCAACACCTCGCCATCGGCGTAGCCCAGATCGGACAGGCGCAGCGCAAACAGGCCCGAGATAGCGACCAGCACGATCCCGCGCGGTGCGATCCAGGCAAGGAACAGTCGCTCGTTCCAGGGGACCGAACTGAACAGCAGGCTGGTCAGGATCGTGAGCGGCCGCACCAGGAACAGAAGCGCGAGCAGAAACAGGCCGAAGCGCCAGTTGAGATAGCTCAGCTCGCTGTAATCGAGCGAGGCAGACAGCAGGACGAAGATCCCGGAAACCAGCAGCACCGCGATGTTCTGCTTGAACGGGTGGATAGAGCGGAGGCTGGAAACGTTCATGTTCGCCAGCGCGACGCCCATCACCGTCACGGCGACGAGCCCCGCTTCGTGCTCGATCTTGTTGCTCAGCACAAAGACGCCGATGACCATGGTCAGCAGCACGGGAACCTTCAGATATTCGGGAATCAATCCGCGCGGGAACGACCAGGCCACGAAGCGCGCGGCAACATAGCCGATCCCGCCCGCGAGAAAGGCCGCGATGATCATCGGCGGCACGACCTCGACCACCGTTGCGCCGGGCGCTGCGGCGACCATGCGGAAGTATTCGTAGGCGATAACCGCGCATAGCGCGCCGATGGGATCGTTGACGATCGCTTCCCATTTCAGAACCGCCGCCGGGCGGGGCTGAACGCTCGACTGGCGCAGCATCGGCAGAACGACGGTGGGGCCCGTTACCACCAGAATGCCGGCGAACAGGATCGCGACCGGCCAGACGAGGCCGGCAATGTAATAGCCGGCGAAACTGCCCAGCAGCCATCCGATCGGCACGCCGAAGAAGACCAGACGCCAGACCGCATCGCCGGCATGGCGCAATTCGCGAAGGTCCAGGCTCAAACCGCCTTCGAACAGGATCAGGGCCACGCCGATGGCGACCATCGGTTCCAGCAGCTCGCCGAATGCATGTTCGGGATCGAACAGGCCAAGGACCGGGCCGGCGAGAAAACCCGCCGCCAGCATCAGCACGATTGCGGGCCAGCCGGTGCGCCAGGCGACCCATTGGGCGCCGATGCCGAGCACGCCCACGAGCGCGATGACGAGTGCCTGTTCTTCCATGGTGTCGGAGTGTTCCCCTCTGCCGCCCCCTGAATATACGCACCGGGAACGGAATCTATCCCGTCAGTCGCCCGGAAACTGCATCAGCGCATCAACCGCGATACCATCGGCCCGCAGTTTGGCCGCCCCGCCCAGATCGGGCAAGTCGATCGCGAAAATCGCCGTTGGGACGACGGCGCCAGCCTTGCGCAACAGCGCCGCCGCGGCGAGCGCGGTGCCCCCGGTCGCGATCAGATCGTCGACGATGATCACCCTCTCGCCAGCCGCAATCGCGCCGGGATCGATTTCCAGGCGGTCGCTGCCATACTCAAGCACGTAGTCCACGCCCAGCGTCGCAACCGGCAGCTTGCCGGGTTTGCGCACCGGTATGAAGCCGACGCCCAGCTGCACCGCCACGGCTGCGCCGAAAATGAAACCGCGCGCCTCCATCCCGGCAATCGCCTGCGCCCCGGCAGCCTGCGCCAGGCGAGCGAGATGACCGACTGCAGCGGCGAAGCCCACGCCGTGCCCGATCAGGGTCGTGATATCGCGAAACTGCACGCCGGGCGCCGGAAAGTCCGGCACGGTTCGGACAATGGCCTTGAGATCTTTGGGTGTCATCGCTCAGGCCCCAAATGCAAAGCCCCCCTCGCATCGCATGGGATGGAGGGGGGCATCATGCTGCGTATTGCGATCGGTATCAGTCGTGCTCGCGCCTGGGCGAACCGCTGGACCAGACCTGCTTCTTGGCGAAGAATGCCAGGATCGTCGCAAAAATCAGGAAGCCGAGCACCGGCCACCCGGTCTGGCGCCGCTCAACCATCTTGGGTTCTGCGGTCCAGGTCAGGAAGGCCGCGACGTCGGCGCTCATCTGCCGGATCGTCGGTTCGGGATTGCCTTCGGCATAAGTGACCTGACCGTCCGCCGTGATCGGGGGCGCCATCGCGAGATTCAGGTTGGGGAAGTACTGGTTGAAGTGCAGCCCGGCCGGCGTGTCGAAATCCGGGAACTGCGCCGTCAGCTCGTCAGGGATCGGGCCATAGCCGGTCAGCAGCGAATAGACGTATTCCGGCCCGTGATGACGCGCCTTGGTCATCAGCGAAAGATCGGGCGGGATCGCGTTGTTGTTCGCCGCGGCCGCCGCCACCGCGTTCGGATAGGGTGACGGGAAGTAATCGGTCGGCACACCTGCACGGAAGGTCGCTTCGCCCGTGTCGGGGTTGATGCCCGGAACCTGATAGCTCGCTGCCTCGGCCTTGATCTGGCCTTCGGTGTAACCGAGCCCGGCAAGGTCGCGGAAGGCGACGTACTTCAGGCTGTGGCAGGCGGCGCACACTTCCTTGTACACCTGATAACCGCGCTGCAACTGCGCCATGTCCCAGGTGCCCAGGGGCCCGTCATGCTCGAAGCCGCCTTCGGGCCCGTGGGGCGCGAGATGGAATTCATGCTCGGCAGTGTGCTGGGCTTCTTCGGTCGCCCAGGTGTAGGCGCCGGTGACGAAGGCTAGCAGCACGACGATGCTGAAGCCGAGACCGACGAGGATTGCGATAGGCCGGATCATGTTGCGTCTCTTTCTCTCGTCCTCAACTCAGGTCGCGGGCGTCGTGTTTTCGCCGAGCACGGCCTTCTTGTCCGACCCCAGCACGGCTTCGGTGATCGAATAGGGCAGCGGCTCGGGCTTCTCGAACGACGAGACGAGCGGCAGGATCACGAGGAAGTGCAGGAAGTAGTATGCGGTCGCGATCTGGCTCAGCATCACATAGGGTTCTTCAGCCGGGGCGCCGCCGCAATAGAACAGCACCGCCATCGCCGGAATCAGACCGAACCAGAAGAACTTGCGGAACAGCGGGCGGTAATGGCCGCTGCGCACCGGCGAACGGTCGAGCCAGGGCAGGAAGAACCACAGCAGGATCGCCGCGAACATCGCGATCACGCCCCACAGCTTCGCCGGCAGGATGAAGTCCATCGTGAAGGCGCGCAGGATCGCGTAGAAGGGCCAGAAGTACCATTCGGGAACGATGTGTGCCGGCGTCGAAAGCGCGTTCGCTTCGATGTAGTTGTCCGGGTGACCCAGCGCGTTGGGCAGGAAGAACACCATGATGGCGAACAGCACCAGGATCACGCCCAGGCCGAAGCCGTCCTTCGCCGTGTAGTACGGGTGGAACGGCACGGTGTCGCTTTCGCTCTTCACTTCCACGCCCGTGGGGTTCGACGAACCCGGAATGTGCAGCGCCCAGATATGCAGGATGACGACACCCGCAATCACGAACGGCAGCAGGAAGTGGAGCGAGAAGAAGCGGTTGAGCGCCGCGTCGTCAGGCGCATAGCCGCCCAGCAGCCAGACCTGCAACGGCTCGCCCACGACGGGGATCGCACCGAACAGGCCGGTGATGACTTTCGCACCCCAGAAGCTCATCTGGCCCCAGGGCAGGACGTAGCCCATGAAGGCGGTGGCCATCATCAGCAGGAAGATCACCACGCCCAGCAGCCACACCATCTCGCGCGGCGCCTTGTACGACGAGTAATAGAACCCGCGGAAAATGTGCAGGTAGATGACGATGAAGAAGAAGCTGGCACCGTTGGCGTGCGCATAGCGCATCAGCCAGCCCCAGTTCACGTCGCGCATGATGTGTTCGACCTTGCCGAAGGCGACGGTCGCATCGGATGCGTAGTGCATCGCCAGCACGATGCCGGTGACGATCTGCAGCACCAGGAAGAACCCGGCGAGAACGCCGAAATTCCACATGTAGTTGAGATTGCGCGGCACCGGATAACCGGCACCAACGGCATTATAGACGAGCCGCGGCAGGGGCAGCTTCTCGTCGAAGAATTTCGTGACCGGATTGGTCGGCGTATATTCCTTGGCCCAGGGAAAGCTCATTTTCTGTCTCTCGCTCCTCAGCCGACCGTGATCACGGTGTCGGAA
The nucleotide sequence above comes from Pelagerythrobacter marensis. Encoded proteins:
- a CDS encoding DUF4019 domain-containing protein: MAQTAEVQAAPASAQQLSGDIFIRNAIATAQALDAGGAGQVYDTGSAALKASTTRQQFTEAVASTNARTGGVVAREWSRVERVRVAPPAEGANAPAVPGGNYITVYLLARTASGTAHLEQVSFRLDEDNQWRLSGVTALLPEQSQG
- a CDS encoding acyltransferase family protein, which encodes MTKMRFPRANNLEWLRLVFAMQVVLVHTTAHIGTGTPAWLAAFPGVPAFFFVSGFLIYASYCNAPDRRYFENRFLRLFPALFLVAIGGLIVALLAKGLPDLAARPGLYFGWFFSQVTLGQAFNPAHFRDVGVGVINGSLWTITVEILFYVAVPVIVWMERNVTKHAVALLSGASFAIYVAGPAALTFRLAGKGLYEYLAITPIAWGWMFGFGMLAVKNWSRIAPNLKYFPIALVPMVAMALYGSGPLFNLSGERMGLLYFACYAGLILYAAFGIRAFPLRFDISYGTYVWHMPIINLLIVMGFPDPALAIPLVVAAAAVSWFCVEKPALALKRKSIKPVEDEVARPPQPEMEGVRG
- the cysD gene encoding sulfate adenylyltransferase subunit CysD; protein product: MFHSAMRRLTHLERLEAESIHIMREVAAEAVRPVMLYSVGKDSAVMLHLARKAFHPSPPPFPLLHVDTTWKFTAMYEMRDRMAEKAGMELLVWHNPEASERGINPFDHGPLHTDMWKTQGLKQALDHYGFDVAFGGARRDEEKSRAKERIFSFRTASHGWDPKNQRPELWNLYNARKAKGESIRVFPLSNWTELDIWQYIMAEGIDIVPLYLAAPRPTVERDGLLLMVDDERFPLEPGEEPVMRSIRFRTLGCYPLTGAVESEASTLSEVVQEMLLTTTSERQGRAIDKDEGGAGMEKKKQEGYF
- the cysN gene encoding sulfate adenylyltransferase subunit CysN; the protein is MARDASHEPAYKADSLIAEDIDAYLEQHQNKGLLRFITCGSVDDGKSTLIGRLLYDSKMIFEDQLASLEADSKKVGTQGQDLDFALLVDGLAAEREQGITIDVAYRFFATQKRKFIVADTPGHEQYTRNMVTGASTADLAVILVDARKGVLVQTRRHSYLAHLIGIRHLVLAVNKMDLVDYDRETFESIVADYRAFAEQIGIEDFTAIPISGFKGDNITAAPSPATPWYDGPSLIDHLETVEIANTAAQARSFAMPVQWVNRPNLDFRGFSGLIAGGTVKPGDPVRIVPSGKTSTIKSIVTFDGEWDEAVAGQSVTLTLEDEVDCSRGDVIAAAEDPPEASDQFEATIVWMNDEALKPGRGYWLKLGTQTVTATVQEPKYEINVNTLEQLAAKSLTLNAIGVAELRTDRPIVFEPYADSRALGGFILIDKITNATVGAGMLHFSLRRAQNVHWQPTTITREDHAAMKNQRPRVLWFTGLSGSGKSTIANAVEQKLNLMNRHTFLLDGDNVRHGLNRDLGFTEADRIENIRRVGEVAKLMTDAGLIVLTAFISPFRAERQMVRAMIDECEFIEIFVDTPLEVAEARDVKGLYKKARSGQLKNFTGIDSPYEEPEAPEIRVNTVEMTVEEAADYIVSRILPLK
- a CDS encoding 3'(2'),5'-bisphosphate nucleotidase CysQ codes for the protein MTDADLAAHLAKVAGRILIEVRDSGMFKGKQLGSAGDEVSNRYLLHALRAQRPDDGILSEESRDTLTRIDKSRVWIIDPVDGTREYGEARADWAVHVGLSIDGEAKVGAVALPGLNGGEVLRSDRVAPLASAAERPRLVVSRTRPAPQAEAVAQAIGGELVEMGSAGAKAMAVVRGAAEIYLHAGGQYQWDNCAPVAVAAAHGLHCSRIDGSPLRYNGRDTSLPDLLICRPEWAERVLAEVRQTI
- a CDS encoding OmpA family protein, coding for MRRWVAATAALALAGCNGSEQPAPPEPSPTPTASPASIIRPDVEVERIEPALEPLEASVTFADAGGALSDEAISDLETIVESPQLDAGGAIVLRGHTDSLGEDEANLRISRRRAEMVRDWLVERGVDAERIRIIALGEQRPIAPNANLDGSPDEAGRAANRRVDVNIAVPTDEEPLAEGQAPLPDDAATAE
- a CDS encoding cation:proton antiporter gives rise to the protein MEEQALVIALVGVLGIGAQWVAWRTGWPAIVLMLAAGFLAGPVLGLFDPEHAFGELLEPMVAIGVALILFEGGLSLDLRELRHAGDAVWRLVFFGVPIGWLLGSFAGYYIAGLVWPVAILFAGILVVTGPTVVLPMLRQSSVQPRPAAVLKWEAIVNDPIGALCAVIAYEYFRMVAAAPGATVVEVVPPMIIAAFLAGGIGYVAARFVAWSFPRGLIPEYLKVPVLLTMVIGVFVLSNKIEHEAGLVAVTVMGVALANMNVSSLRSIHPFKQNIAVLLVSGIFVLLSASLDYSELSYLNWRFGLFLLALLFLVRPLTILTSLLFSSVPWNERLFLAWIAPRGIVLVAISGLFALRLSDLGYADGEVLIGLSFAVVVATIVAHGFTVNLVARLLGVKGTTRPGLLIVGSTPWTIALAHEMQSLKTPVMIVDSSWQRLAAARRAGLPYYHGEILNEATEHNLDLSPFQVLVAATENEAYNTLVCNEFAYEIGRDTVYQLGESADEADKHAIPASLRGRALFESGFGVGDVNERQAKGWVFRKTKLSEEFDFDDARELLPEEGHLLLLVRKGGTLRFFTHAARPDPRPGDTIISFTPPKSRVAGEAVRPPASDEPDAQPA